The bacterium region TCCCGCGTCGGTTCGCCTGCCGTTGTGGACGCGCCTTCAGATCGCGCTCGCGCCGACCGAGAAAGTGCTCGCCTGGCGCGAATCGCTCGAGAACGACGAGGTCGCGGACACCTACGGCCGTCCCACGGGCGACGCGACGACCGATCGGCTCTTCCAAGAGATCCGCAAGGACGAACGCTCGCACTCGCTCGCCGACGATGAAATGCGCTCGGGCGCCGCGGCCGGGTCGGAGACGCCGGAAGGGCGTCTCAGGCGGATCCTCGGCCGCGAGCGCTGGCATCAGTCGGGCTCCAGCTGGATCTCGGGCGCGGTGTACGGGGCGAACGACGGGCTCGGCGCGGTGTTCGGGATCGTCGCCGGCGTGTCCGGCGCGACCGGCGGCTCGAGCCTCGTGCTCACGGCCGGCCTGGCCGGCGCGGTCGCGTCGGCGATCTCGATGGCCGTCGGCGCGTTCCTCGCCGAACGGTCGGCTTCAGAGGTCGCCGCGGCCAACATCGCCGGCGAGCGGCGCGAGATCGAGGAGAATCCCGAAGAGGAGCGCGAGGAGCTCTCGCTTTTCTACCAGCTGAAGGGGCTTCCGGAAAAAGAAGCCGGCGAGCTCGCCGCGCGGATCGGTGGGACGCCGGAGTCGATGCTGCGCACGATGGTGACCGAAGAACTCGGCGGCGCCGGCGAAGACGGCAACCCGGTGCAGGCCGGGATCGCCGCGGGGCTGAGCACGGGGCTCGGCGCGTTCATCCCGGTGCTGCCGTTTTTCTGGCTCCAGGGCACCTCGGCCGTGCTGTGGGCCGCGCTGATTTCGCTTGTCGCGCACTTCCTCGTCGGGGCGGCCAAGTCGCTCTTTACGCTGCGCAGCTGGTGGTCCTCGGGCCTCGAGATGACGGCGGCGGGGTTGATCGTCGGCGGCGCGACCTACGTGCTGGGCGTGATTTTCAAAGTCGCAACCTAGCCCCGATTCGTACCACGGTGAGCGGGCGTCTGCTCGCGTACACGCTCGTGACGGCGCCGCGCACGCGTCCCGCGTCGCTGCTCGCGGTTCTGCACGGATTCTTCGGCGCGGGCCGGAACTGGCGGACCGTTGCGCGCGGTCTCGTCGACGCGCGGCCGGAGTGGGGCGCCGTGCTCGTCGATCTGCGGCTGCACGGCGCGTCGCAGGGGTTCGCGCCGCCGCACACGCTGGACGCCTGCGCGGGCGACGTGGAGGCCCTCGCCTCGGCGCTGGACCTGCCGGTGCGCGCGGTGCTGGGGCATTCCTTCGGCGGCAAGGCCGCGCTCGCATACCTCGCCCGCGCGGCGCGCGCGCAGACGCCGCTCCGCCAGGTCTGGGTGGTCGACGCCGACCCGTCGGCGGGGGCGCCGGCGGGAAGCGCATGGGCGATGCTGCGCGCGGTCAGTGCGCTGCCGCCCGTGTTCCGCACCCGCGAGGAATGCACCGCGGCGATCGAGCGCTCTGGGTTCGACCGGCGGACCGCGGAGTGGATGACGGCGAATCTCGAGCGCACGCAAGACGGGTATCGCTGGCGGCTCGATTTCCCGGCGCTCGAGATGCTGCTGCGCGATTTCTTCCGCGCGGACCTTTGGCCCGTCGTCGAAGCCGTGCCGGCGGATGCGCGGCTGGTGGTGGTGAAGGCCGTGGGCTCGAGCGTCATCCCGGAGGCGTCGGTGTCGCGGCTCGAGGCGATCGGACGCGCCGGCGGCCGCGTCGTGGTCGAGCGGGTCGCGGGCGGCCACTGGCTCAACGCCGACAATCCCGAGACGATGACGGCGCTGCTGGCGGCGCGTCTCCCCGCGGACGCGCGGACCCCGCCGGCCGGCGCCTCGGGGTAGGGGGCGGCGCGATGTCACCGGGAGCCGGACTGTGCATCGCCCTCGTCTCCGGCACGTTCTTCTTTGAGCTGATCCTATTCGTCGTGGTCTTTCTGCTGATTCGGCTGCGGCATCCGTGGGGCGGCCGCGTGACGGCGCGGCTCATCGCCACCGCGTCGATCCTGTTCTTGGCGAGCTTCGCGTTCCTCGGCGTGCTCGCGCTCGGCTACGGGTGCGGATAGACGCACGGACGTGACGCGGCGGCTCCCTCGGCGCGCCGGTTTCCAGGGAACGCTGCGCTCGTCCCGAAGTCTCGCGGCGCGGTGAAATCTTCCATTCGGGGGTCGACAGTGGCGAAGTGGACGATCCCGCCGAAGGGCGGGCACATGGACAAGCGCACCGGGATCTATCTCCAGAACATGACCGGCCATGAGGTCGACGAACGGCTGAAAAAGAACGACGTCCTGATCGTTCCGCTCGGCGCGACGGAGACGCACGGCGCGCACGCGCCGCTCGGCGAGGACGTCTTTCTGGTCTGCCGGATGGCGGAGGAGGTGGCGGCGCGCACGGGCTGCACCGTCGCACAGCCGGTGTGGTACGGTTCGCACCCGTACCATCACCTCGGGATGCCGGGTACGGTCGTCATCCCCGAGGAGACCTTCGCCGGCTACGTGCGGGCGATGATCGCCGGGTTCTGGAACATGGGGTTCCGCAAGCAGATCCTGTTGAACGGGCACGGTCAGGAGTACGTCATCCCGACGGCGATGCACCAGTTCGCGAAGAAGTACCGGGTGCCGAGCCTGCTGCTTCTCGTGAACTGGTACCATCCGATCCGCGACCATTTCAAGCTGACCGCGGAAGGCGGACAGTACGAGACGCCGTTTATTCACGCGGACGAAGTCGAGACCTCGTGGTCGCTCGCGCTCTTCCCCGAGCTGATCGACATGAAGTACGCGCCGGACAATACGGTGCAGGGCTTCCTGCCCGGCGACCACGTCGACAAGGCCGGCAACCTCCTCAATCGGCCGATCAACTGGTACAGTCAGGTCGGCGCCGGGCCGATCGAAGTCAAGGCGTATATCGAGGGCGTCGTCGGCCGGAGCAGCATCGCGCGCGCCGAGAAGGCGTACGCGGGCGTGGAGCAGCTGCTCGACTACCTGGAGCGGCTCGTCACCGACGTGCACCGCACATTCCCGCCGGGCAAGCTTCCGCCGATCGAGATGATGACCGAGCGGGATCCCCACGAACTCGACGCGGTGCTCCGCGGTCCCCGCAACGGCGGCAAGAGCATCTACAGCCTCGGCTATCCGCCGTGAGGCTGGCGTACACGATCTCGGTCTCGCCGACCCGGTTCGCCGCGGTCGCCGCGGCCGATATTCAGGAAACGATCCCCGCGCTCGCCGGGCTCGGATTCGACGGCGTCGAGATGGCCGTGCGCGACCCGGGCCGGATGGACCTGGAAGGGCTGGCGGCCGCGGCGGAGCGGTCGGGGGTCGCGGTGCCGGCGATCGGGACCGGGCAGGCGTACGTGGAGGAAGGTCTGAGCCTGACCGCGCCGGACGAACAGGTGCGGGCGCGGGCGGTGGCGCGCCTTCTCGCGCAGATTTCAGTGGCGCGGCGGCTCGGCGCGCTGCTGATCGTCGGGTTGATCCACGGGCCGGTCCCGCCGGCGACGGACCGCCCCGTCGCGGAAGAGCGCCTCCTGACGGGGCTCGGAACGGTCGCCCGGGCGGCGCGGACGGCGGACGTGCGGATGGTCATCGAGCCGATCAACCGCTACGAGACGAACTGGCTGAACACGGTGGACGAGGTGCTGGACCTCATCGGCCGTCTCGGCGAGGACAACGTCGGTGTGCTGCCGGACACGTTCCACATGAATATCGAAGAGAGCGATGTGCCCGCGGCCCTCCGCCGCGCCGGCGCGCGTCTCTTCCACGTCCACGTCGCCGACAGCAACCGGCGCGCCCCGGGGTGGGGGCATCTGGATTTCGAGCCCGTCGTTCGGACGTTAGGCGAGATGGGGTACCCGGGTTTTCTGTCGGCCGAGATCCTGCCGACGCCCGGCGTGCTCGACGCCGCCCGGCGGACGATCGCGACGCTGCGTCCTCTCGTGCCGCGGCAGGCCCTGTCCGCGTGATGCAGGAACCGTGGAACCGCGAACAGCGTTTGGAGATCGTGCACTCCGCGACGGACGCGTGGGCGATGCGCTGAGTCCGGTTCGAGAGGAGGAGAGAACGCAATGGCCACGCCACGAATCTACGTGACCCGGTTGCTGCCGGGTCCGGGCCAGGAGTTGCTGCGTCGCGCGCAGGTCGAGGTGCGGAGCTGGGACCGTGAAGACGTTCCGGTGCCCCGCGACGCACTGCTGCGCGAGGTCGTCGACGCCGACGGGATCGTGTGCTGCCTGACGGAGAAGATGGACGCGGAAGTCTTCGATCGGATGACGCGGTGCCGCGTCGTCTCGCAGATCGCCGTCGGATTCGACAACATCGACGTCGCGGCCGCGACGCGCAAGGGCATTCTTGTCACGAACACCCCGGGGGTGTTGACCGAGACGACCGCCGACATGGGGTGGGCACTGCTCATGGCGGCCGCGCGGCGCGTCGCGGAGGGCGACAAGTTTACGCGGTCGGGGCAGTGGAAGACCTGGGAGATCATGGGGTTCACAGGCCAGGACGTGCACGGGGCGACGCTGGGGATCGTGGGCATGGGCCGGATCGGGCAGACGGTCGCGCGGCGGGCGATGGGGTTCGACATGCCGATACTGTACAGCGACGTGCGCCGGGCGCCCGAGTCGCAGGAGCGCGCGCTTGGCGCCCATCATGTCCCGCTCGACGACCTGCTGCGCGAGGCGGACTTCGTCGTCATCACGGCAGCCCTGACCCCGGAGACCCGTCACCTGATCGGCGAGCGGGAACTGGGGCTGATGAAGCCGACCGCGATTCTCGTCAACATCGCCCGCGGTCCGATCGTCGACCAGCGGGCCTTGTATCGCGCGCTGGTCGACAGGAAGATCTGGGGGGCCGGGATCGACGTCTTCGAGGTCGAGCCGGTGCCGGCGGACGAGCCGCTCTTGAAGCTCGACAACGTGGTGATGCCGCCCCACCTCGCCAGCGCCAGCGTCGCCACCCGGCTCAAGATGGTGACGCTCGCGGTCGAGAGCTGTCTCGCCGCTCTGCGCGGCGACGTGCCGGCGAACACCGTGAACCGCGAGGCGCTCGACCGGAGCTGATGGCCGCCCCCTGCGTCTATCTGACCCGTCCGCTGCCGGAGCCGGCGACGCGCCTGCTGCGCGAGGCGCCGATAGAGCTCCGTAGCTGGCACCGCCACGACGCGCCGGTCCCACGCGACGTGCTGCTCCGCGAGGTCGTCGACGCCGAGGGCGTCGTCTTCGTCGTCACGGAGAAGATGGATGCGGAAGTGATCGACCGGATGAACCGCGGCCGGGTGGTCTCCCACGTCGGCGTTGGCTACGACAACGTCGACGTGGCGGCTGCGACGCGCAAGGGCATCTTCGTCACGAACACCCCCGGGGTGTTGACCGAGACGACCGCCGACATGGGGTGGGCGCTGCTCATGGCGGCCGCGCGGCGCGTCGTGGAAGGTGACAAGTTCACGCGGTCCGGTCACTGGAAGACCTGGGAGTTCATGGCCTTCACCGGGCAGGACGTGCACGGCGCGACGCTCGGGATCGTGGGCATGGGCCGGATCGGCTACGCGATCGCGCAGCGGGCGACCGGTTTCCGAATGCCCGTGCTGTACACCAACCGCAACCGCTTGGCGGAGGAGCAGGAGCGCGCCGTGAACGCCCGCCACGTGCCGCTCGACGAACTGCTCGCGCGGTCCGACTTCGTGATCATCTCCGCGGCCCTGACGCCGGAGACACGGCATCTCATCGGCGAGCGCGAGCTCGGCCTGATGAAGCGTACCGCCGTGCTCGTCAACATCGCGCGCGGACCGATCGTCGACCAGCGGGCGCTCTACCGCGCGCTGGTCGACAACAAGATCTGGGCCGCGGGCCTCGACGTCTACGAACAGGAGCCCGTGCCGGCGGGCGAACCGCTGCTCAAACTGGATAGCGTCGTGCTGCCGCCGCATCTCGGAAGCGCGAGTATGGCGACGCGTGTCAAGATGGCCACGATGGCTGTCGAGAACTGCCTCGCCGGCGCGCGCGGCGAGATCCCGCCGAACGCGGTGAACCCGGAGGCGCAGGAGCGCCGGTAGGCGGGCGGAGGCCGTGGTGACCAACGGCATGAAGGCTATGCTGCGGTCCGGGCGGCCGGCACTCGGTCTGTCGGTGATGATTCCGTCGCCGCAGGTGGTCGAGATGGCCGGACGCCTGGGCTTCGATTGGGTGCTGATCGACTGCGAGCACGGCTCGATCGGACGCGAGACCGTCGAGTTGATGGCGATGGCTGCGCAGGCCGGCGGGACGACCCCGATCGCGCGTCCCGCGTCCAACAGCCCGGAAGCAATTCTCCAAGTGCTGGAGGCGGGCGCGCTCGGAGTCCAGGTGCCGCACATCGGCACGGCGGACGAGGCGCGCGCGGCCGTGGCCGCCGTCAAATATCACCCTCTGGGTTCGCGCGGGCTTGCGGCCGGCACGCGGCCGGCCGGCTACGGCTTCGGGGAGCCGGCCGCGGAGTACGTGGAAGCCTCCAACCGCGAAACGCTCGTCTGCGTGCAGATCGAGGATACCCGTGGGCTCGCCAACCTGCCCGAGATTCTCGCCGTGCCCGGGGTCGACGTTTTCTTCATCGGGCCGTCCGATCTTGCCCAGGCGATGGGATTTCCCGGCCGCAGCGACGCGCCCGAGGTGCGCGCGGCGATCGACGGCGCCTTCCGGACGATTCTCGCCGCCGGGAAGGTGGCGGGATCCACGGGCTCACCCGAGGTGATCCCGGGCCTCATCCGTCGCGGCATCCGGTACACCTACACCCACCTTGCGCGCCTCCTGGGGCAGGCGGGCCGGTCATTCTTGGATCAGGCGCGCGAGGCGGCCCCGCGGTAGGAGTCCGGCGCACCGCCGGGCTATAATGACCGTACGGGATTTCGGAGGGCGTCGATGAGCATGCGCTGTCCGCAGTGCGGCCGTCCCAACATCGTGAGCCACGTCACGATTCGTTGGGCGCACGCGCGCGGCTCGCTCATCCCCGAGCGCGGATACTACTGCGTTGCCTGCGGCAACGCGTTCGATGAGCCCCGGCCTCAGCGGGGGTCGTTTGTGTTCCGGTCGGTGCAGGTGCCGTCGGTTACCCCGGCGATCCGGCGGCTTCAGGAAAGCGCGGACATCGTGGTCGTCCGGCACCGCACCGGGATGCGCGAGGTCTTGTACTGATCCTCGTGCTTGCCGTGCTGGCCGGCCTGGCGGCCGGCCGGCTTCGCGGCGGCCGCCTCGTCAACGTCACGCGCCTCAACCCTCGATGGCTGCCTATGCTGGTGCTGGGCGTGGCCGCCGTGGCGGCCGCGCGCGGCGCCGTTCTGCCCGTCGCCGCGGCGCGCGCGTGCGTGGTCGGCGGCTATCTGTTCGCGCTGGCCGCGCTTCTGGTCAATTTGAAAATCCCGTGGCTCTGGCTCGCGCTCACCGGGGGCGCGCTCAACGCTGTCGTGATCGCCGCGAACGGCGGCCGGATGCCGGTGTCCGCGGCGGTTCTGCGCGTGGTGTCGCGGTCTCTCGTGCTCGGCGGGGCGACGGGGCCGTTCTACGTCCTCGCCGGCCCGGGCACGGCTCTTGCGCCGCTCGGCGACACGCTGCCGCTCGTCGTAGGCGGTGCGGGCGTCGTCCTTAGTCCCGGTGACATCCTGCTCGCCGCCGGGATTGCGACGACGCTGCAAGCCGCGATGGTGGTTCGGGCGGAGGCGCCGCAGCCGGGAGTGTCGTCGCCTGGTGATCCTTCCCGCGGCAACGGCGACCGGCCCGGATAACGAAACGCGGCGGAATATGCCGCGGCGGAGCGCATAGCCGAACACCAGTGCGGTAATCTAATCGTGGGGACGATCGCGCGAGCGCGCGGTCTTTTTTCTTGTTTGTAGACGTCTAGATGCAGGAGTATGGGGGCATGTGGAGAATCGTGGGGGTCTGTAGGGAATGGTGGGGAGTGGGTATCCCACGGCACGCGCGACGAGGCGGGGAGCGATTGCGGTCGGCGGCGGATGCTCAGGGGCGAAGCGCAGTACGCGCTGGACGACAAAGGGCGGGTGGTGATTCCGCCCAAATTTCGGGCGATCATGGGAGACCGCATCATCGTCACCCGGTGGACCGACCCGTGCCTCTTTGCGTTTTCCGCGCCGGAATGGCAGTCGCTTGAAGAGAAGCTGCGGACCCTGCCGCTCGGCCAGCACGAAGCGCGGCGCTACGTGCTCTCCGCGGCCGAGGATTGTGAACTGGACCGGCAGGGCCGAATCTTTCTCGCGCCCCATCTGCGCGACCATGCCGGCATCACGCGGTCGGTAACGATCATTGGGGTGGGGGGACACCTGGAGCTCTGGAGCACTCCCACCTGGCGCAGGAGGCTCCAGAAGGTTCGGAAGGCGCCGGAGGAACTGGCGCAGCAGCTCCAAGCGCTGACGCTGTAGGCGGTGGGTCGTGCTGGCGACGGTGGCCGTGTGGATGGGTGTATCGGAATCCTCGCACGCGACGGTGCACGTCCCGGTGCTGGTGGACGAGGTGCTCACGCACCTCGCGCCGCGGCCCGGCGCGGTCATCGTTGATGCGACCCTCGGCGAGGGCGGGCACGCCGAGGCAATACTGCGGAAGATCGCGCCCGCCGGACGGCTCATCGGGCTCGACCGCGACGGCGAAGCGCTGGCGCGCGCGGAAGAACGGCTGCGCCCGTTCGGACAAAACGTGACATTGGCCCAGGCGAACTTCGGCGATCTGGACGAGGCGTTGGACGTGCTCGGCGTGGCGGCGGTGGACGGGGTGCTGCTAGACGTCGGGGTCTCGACGCGCCAGCTCACGGAGGCGGAGCGCGGCTTCAGCTTCGACCGCGTCGGGCCGCTCGACATGCGCATGGACCGCGAAGAGTCCCGGACGGCCGCCGACCTCGTGAACACGCTGTCCGAGCGCGACCTCGCCGATCTCATCTACCGGTACGGCGAAGAGCGCGCGTCGCGCAAGATCGCCCGGCAGATCGTGGCACGCCGTCCGCTCCGCACGACGCGCGATCTCGCGCGCGCGGTCGAGGCGGCGGTGGGGGCCGGCCGCGGACGGCTCCATCCGGCCACGCGCACGTTTCAGGCGCTGCGGATCGCCACCAACCGCGAGATCGACTCGCTCGAGCGCGCGCTCCCGCAGGCGGTGCGACGCCTCCGTCCGGGCGGACGTCTCTGCGTCATCGCGTTCCACTCGCTCGAAGACCGCGTGGTCAAGACGACGCTCGCCCGGTTCGCGCGCGGCTGCACCTGCCCGCCGGGCCTGCCGGAGTGCCGCTGCGGCGGCGAGCGGCTCGTGCGGATCTTGACGAAAAAGCCGGTCACACCGTCGGCGGCCGAGGTGGCCCGCAACCCCCGCGCGCGCAGCGCGCGGCTGCGGGCGGCCGAGCGGCTAATCGACGACGGCGCATCCCGCCGCCTAGTCCCGTCCCGGGGCGACAGCGGCGTGGCGCGGCCGCGGCGGAGCGGCATCTAGTGTTGGCGCTCGAACGGCAACATCGTGTTTATCCGGTGCTTCTGCCGGAATCTTGGGCCGAAGGGGGGGAGGCGACCCGGCGTCGGCGGAGACGTTATCCGGTAGTTTCGGCACTCACGATCGCAGCACTCGCGGTACTCCCGTTCATCGCATACGTCGCAGCCGTATCCAACGCCGCACACATCGGCTACCAGATACTACACCTGTCGCAGGACATCGCCGCCCTAGAGATGGACCACGAACGTCTCCAGGCCACCGCCTCCTCCCTGAGGGCCCCGGACCGCATCGAGCGATTGGCCGTGACGCGCCTCGGCCTCCGCTCCCCCGGCGCGCACCAGATCGCCGCGATCCGGCTGCCGCGCATCGCCGTCCGTGCCGACGACCGCCGGTCCGGGCTGTGGCAGCGGTTCGGCGCGTACTTCCACCGCAGCGAGGCGCAGGCCGCACCGGCGCCGCGATGAGCCGTAATCGGCGGGTCCGCGCGCGCCGTCTCGCGCGCCTCCGTCCGATCACGGGGTAGGTGACGACGCGACGTGCGCCGTTCCCCACGGCCGCGCCGGCGCCGCCGCACATCGGACGGATCGCAGTTTCCTCGACCGCGCCGCGCCGCCGCGCCGTCGCCGGGTGACGGCGGCCCGGGCGTGCCGCGGGGGCGCCTCGCGGCGCTCGCCGTCGTCTGGATCGTCGCGTTTGCCCTCCTCGCGATGCGCATGGTCGACCTTCAGGTGGTGCGCGGAGGCGCGCTCGGCCGTCTCGCCATGCGCCAGCAGCTCGAGTCGCTGCGGCTTCCGGGCCGCCGCGGGCTGATCGTCGACCGCGCGGGCCGCCCCCTTGCGATCAACGTCGAAGTCGACTCGGTCTACGCGGTGCCCAGGGCCATCGACGATCCCGACGTCTTCGCGCGCGCGGTCGGCCCCGCGCTGGGCCTCCCGCCGCAGGAGGTCCGCGCCCGCCTCACGCGCGGCGGGCCGTATTTCGCCTGGCTCGCGCGGCGGCAGCCCGCGGCGGTGGCGGACCGCCTCCGCGCGCTGAATCTCGGTGACGCGGTCGGAATCGTCGCGGAGGCGAAGCGCGCATACCCGGCGGGCACGCTCGCGGCGAATGTGCTCGGGTTCACCGGCACGGACGACGCCGGGCTCGCCGGTCTCGAACTGCAGTACGACCCGCTGATGCGCGGCACCGGCGGGATGGGGGTGGCCGATCGCGACGCGATCGGCCGTGAGCTCGTCCAGACGCAGCGCATCGTGACCCCGCCGCGCGACGGCGCCACGCTGGTGCTGACGATCGACGAAGTGATCCAGCACATCGCGGAGCGCGAGCTCGCCCGCGCCGTCCAGCAGGCGCACGCCCGCGCCGGTCTTGCGATCGTGATGGATCCCGAGACGGGCGCGCTCCTCGCGCTGGCGGCGGTGCCGTCGTTCGATCCGAACCGCTACCAGAATGCGCCGCCGGCGCTCTGGAAAAGCCCCGCGGTCGCCGACGTGTACGAGCCCGGCTCGACGTTCAAGTTGATCCTCGCCGCGGCCGCGCTCGACAGCCGCGCCGTGACCCTCGACGACCGCTGGACCGATCCCGGCAAGATCCGCATAAACGGCGCGACGATTCACGACGCGGAGCCGAACGAGCACTTCGCGTCGCTCGGGCTCGCCGACATCATCAAGTACTCCAGCAACGTCGGCGCCGCGCAGGTCGCGACCCGGCTCGGCAAGGACGCGATGTACCGCTACATCCGGCAGTTCGGGTTCGGCCGGCCGACCGGCGTCGATCTGCCGGGCGAGGTCGCGGGGCTCGTGCGGCCGATCGCGCAGTGGTTCGGGCCGACCCTTCAGAACATCGCCTTCGGGCAGGGCATCTCCGTGACGCCGATCCAGCTGCTGGTCGCGGCGTCGTCGTTCGGTACAGACGGGCTCGCGGTGCGGCCGCACGCGGTCGCCGTCGTCCGCGATGCGTCGGGGCGGGTCATCGCCACGCCCGGCGACGGCACCCGCCACCGGGTCATCGACGCGGACGTGGCCGGACAGGTGCTCGCGATGATGCGGGAGGTGGTCCGCGCCGGCACGGGCGTGAAGGCCCAGGTCGACGGGTACGCGGTCGCCGGCAAGACCGGCACCGCGCAACGGCCCGGGCCGCGCGGCGGCTACGAGCCGGGCGCCTACGTGGCCTCGTTCGTGGGCCTCGTTCCGGTGCCCTCACCGAAGTTGGCGATCCTGGTCGTCGTCGACCGGCCCCGCGGCGTCTACTTCGGCGGGGACGTCGCCGCGCCGGTCTTCCACGAGATCGCGCGCCAGGCGCTGTGGTACCTGCGCGTGCCGCCGGAGGACACGCCGCAGGCGGCGATGACTCCACCCGCGGGGGCGGGCCCGGCGCCATCCCGTTGACCCGCGCGGCGGCGCGGGCGCTAATTTGGGCATTTTGATGATATGCTCAGCGCGGAGGAGTACCGGATGCGTGTGAGAGACCTGGTGGCCGCGCTGGCCGCGCAGGATGCCGGGACGGCGAACGGCGCCGCCGTCTCCGTCGTGGGGGACCCGGGCCGGGAGTTCACCGGGCTCTCGAACGACTCGCGGAGCGTGCGGTCCGGCGACCTGTTCGCGGCGATCCGGGGCTTCGCCCAGGACGGGCACCGCTACGCGGCGGACGCCGTGCGGCGCGGCGCGGCCGTCCTGCTCGTCGACCACCCCCTCACCGATCTGGCCGTCACCCAAGTCGTGGCGCGGGATACCCGGCGCGCCTTCGCGGCGGCCGCGGCCGCGTTCTACCGCCACCCCTCACGCGAGATGCGGCTGTGCGGCATCACCGGCACGAACGGCAAGACGACGACGACGTTTCTCATCGACGCGATCCTTCGCGCGGTCGGCCGGCGCAGCGCCGTGATCGGCACGCTTGGAGTCCAGACGGACGGCGCCGCCGTGGAGTTTCACGCGACGACGCCGACGACGCCCGAAGCCTCCGATCTGCAGCGGCTCCTGCGCGAGATGGCGGACCGCGGTGTGCAGGACGTGACGATGGAGGTGACGTCGCACGCCCTCGAGCTCGACCGGGTCGCCGGCTGCAGGTTCGTCACCGCGGTGTTCACGAACCTCACGCAGGACCACCTCGACCTGCACGGTACCCTCGCGGCGTACCGGGACGCGAAGGCGCGGCTGTTCGCGATGGTGGACCCCGACGGCGTCGGCATCGTGAACGCCGACGATCCGTACGCCGCCGCGATGGCCGAGGCGAGCCGCGCGCCGGTGTGGACGTACGGCGTCGGCGGCTCCGCGCGCATTCGCGCGGAAGGGGTGACGCTCACCCCGCGCGGCACCACGATGACCGTCGTCTGGCCGGACGGGCGCATGTCGCTCGCGCTGCCGCTGCCCGGGCGCTTCAACGTCAGCAACGCGCTCGCGGCGTTCGCGGTCGGTCTCAGCCGGGGCGTGCCGGCGGACGCGATGCGCGGGGTCCTCGCGACCACGGCGGGCGTACCGGGCCGGTTCGAGCCCGTCGACGAGGGCCAGCCGTTCGCGGTGATCGTGGACTACGCGCATACTCCGGACAGTCTCGAGCAGGTCCTGCGGCTCTCCGCGGAGATCGCGCAGGGCCGGCGGATCGTCGTCTTCGGCTGCGGCGGCGACCGCGACCGCACGAAGCGGCCGATCATGGGCCGCATCGGCACGACGCTCGCCGACTACGCGTTCTTCACTTCCGACAATCCGCGCAGCGAAGATCCGGACGCGATCCTGCGCGAGATCGAGGCGGGCGTGCCGGACGCGCGCAACTACGCGAGCCACGCGGACCGCCGCGTGGCGATCGAGCACGCGATCGCGATGGCGCGGCCCGGCGACGTCGTCGTCATCGCCGGCAAGGGACACGAGACTTACCAGATCGTCGGCGACCGGGTGATCGACTTCGACGAC contains the following coding sequences:
- a CDS encoding DUF5317 family protein; protein product: MLAVLAGLAAGRLRGGRLVNVTRLNPRWLPMLVLGVAAVAAARGAVLPVAAARACVVGGYLFALAALLVNLKIPWLWLALTGGALNAVVIAANGGRMPVSAAVLRVVSRSLVLGGATGPFYVLAGPGTALAPLGDTLPLVVGGAGVVLSPGDILLAAGIATTLQAAMVVRAEAPQPGVSSPGDPSRGNGDRPG
- the mraZ gene encoding division/cell wall cluster transcriptional repressor MraZ, with the translated sequence MLRGEAQYALDDKGRVVIPPKFRAIMGDRIIVTRWTDPCLFAFSAPEWQSLEEKLRTLPLGQHEARRYVLSAAEDCELDRQGRIFLAPHLRDHAGITRSVTIIGVGGHLELWSTPTWRRRLQKVRKAPEELAQQLQALTL
- a CDS encoding penicillin-binding transpeptidase domain-containing protein, which codes for MPRGRLAALAVVWIVAFALLAMRMVDLQVVRGGALGRLAMRQQLESLRLPGRRGLIVDRAGRPLAINVEVDSVYAVPRAIDDPDVFARAVGPALGLPPQEVRARLTRGGPYFAWLARRQPAAVADRLRALNLGDAVGIVAEAKRAYPAGTLAANVLGFTGTDDAGLAGLELQYDPLMRGTGGMGVADRDAIGRELVQTQRIVTPPRDGATLVLTIDEVIQHIAERELARAVQQAHARAGLAIVMDPETGALLALAAVPSFDPNRYQNAPPALWKSPAVADVYEPGSTFKLILAAAALDSRAVTLDDRWTDPGKIRINGATIHDAEPNEHFASLGLADIIKYSSNVGAAQVATRLGKDAMYRYIRQFGFGRPTGVDLPGEVAGLVRPIAQWFGPTLQNIAFGQGISVTPIQLLVAASSFGTDGLAVRPHAVAVVRDASGRVIATPGDGTRHRVIDADVAGQVLAMMREVVRAGTGVKAQVDGYAVAGKTGTAQRPGPRGGYEPGAYVASFVGLVPVPSPKLAILVVVDRPRGVYFGGDVAAPVFHEIARQALWYLRVPPEDTPQAAMTPPAGAGPAPSR
- a CDS encoding UDP-N-acetylmuramoyl-L-alanyl-D-glutamate--2,6-diaminopimelate ligase, with the protein product MRVRDLVAALAAQDAGTANGAAVSVVGDPGREFTGLSNDSRSVRSGDLFAAIRGFAQDGHRYAADAVRRGAAVLLVDHPLTDLAVTQVVARDTRRAFAAAAAAFYRHPSREMRLCGITGTNGKTTTTFLIDAILRAVGRRSAVIGTLGVQTDGAAVEFHATTPTTPEASDLQRLLREMADRGVQDVTMEVTSHALELDRVAGCRFVTAVFTNLTQDHLDLHGTLAAYRDAKARLFAMVDPDGVGIVNADDPYAAAMAEASRAPVWTYGVGGSARIRAEGVTLTPRGTTMTVVWPDGRMSLALPLPGRFNVSNALAAFAVGLSRGVPADAMRGVLATTAGVPGRFEPVDEGQPFAVIVDYAHTPDSLEQVLRLSAEIAQGRRIVVFGCGGDRDRTKRPIMGRIGTTLADYAFFTSDNPRSEDPDAILREIEAGVPDARNYASHADRRVAIEHAIAMARPGDVVVIAGKGHETYQIVGDRVIDFDDRAVAREVLRARFAGKTP